The following proteins are encoded in a genomic region of Vibrio taketomensis:
- a CDS encoding DUF2986 domain-containing protein, which yields MNRKKRINQILKAKQKRANAKLHNSNKPRYISKAERAKMEAEEQHEAPNEVQEAVSVDAENQQDA from the coding sequence ATGAACCGTAAAAAGCGTATCAACCAAATATTAAAAGCGAAACAGAAGAGGGCGAACGCCAAATTGCACAACAGCAATAAGCCGCGCTACATTTCTAAAGCTGAGCGTGCCAAAATGGAAGCAGAAGAGCAGCACGAAGCGCCTAACGAAGTGCAAGAAGCTGTATCTGTAGACGCTGAAAACCAGCAAGACGCGTAA
- a CDS encoding HD-GYP domain-containing protein: MHNHYFQTAKPLNQQLQNLLERMHVHAPNITRISYARYNRDTDMLVTYADSKFDLWGELHHEKRLSKLNGLKNSATMGIPRIVDDLEEKIRCERVAFLLQKGYRSSAAVPCFKNHQFCGFVFLNANKAKAFNGQTMLALAPYIEMLQFAVESHSQVVHTIVDFAERLKTVSNLFNRDSYYHGRRMRAYTKVIAEFVAEQHHLDDEQVEAIEMFAQIHDIGKSQLPEQQVYSTNVFDSDELMSARSHVDNGIKMMEEIISSVGNPNHPSITVLNQIMRFQYEFLDGSGYPYRFKHDEVPLAARIITVANIFDAMTTHKSYRQACSVTSALLELEKMVQKGKIDAMCVNALRYKQDYLKQVINKFPEPEPWGLDSH, translated from the coding sequence ATGCACAATCATTACTTTCAGACCGCGAAACCGCTCAATCAACAGCTACAGAACTTGTTAGAGAGAATGCATGTTCATGCGCCCAATATCACGCGAATTTCGTACGCCCGCTACAATCGTGATACGGATATGTTGGTGACCTACGCTGACAGTAAATTCGATCTATGGGGTGAACTGCATCATGAAAAGCGGCTGAGTAAACTAAATGGTCTGAAGAATTCAGCAACGATGGGTATTCCACGCATTGTTGATGATTTAGAAGAAAAAATACGATGTGAGCGCGTCGCGTTTTTACTGCAAAAAGGCTATCGTTCGTCCGCTGCCGTCCCATGTTTTAAAAATCATCAATTTTGTGGTTTTGTGTTTCTTAATGCAAACAAAGCCAAAGCGTTTAATGGTCAGACAATGCTGGCCCTTGCCCCGTATATTGAAATGCTGCAATTTGCCGTTGAGTCCCATAGTCAGGTTGTACATACCATCGTCGATTTTGCGGAACGTTTAAAAACAGTGAGCAATTTATTTAACCGTGATTCTTATTACCATGGCCGAAGAATGCGCGCTTATACAAAAGTTATTGCTGAGTTTGTGGCTGAACAACATCATTTGGATGACGAACAAGTTGAAGCTATCGAGATGTTTGCGCAAATTCATGACATAGGGAAATCCCAGTTACCGGAACAGCAGGTATACAGCACCAATGTATTTGATTCAGACGAATTGATGTCTGCGCGCTCTCATGTTGATAATGGCATTAAAATGATGGAAGAGATTATTTCTTCTGTCGGCAATCCAAATCATCCAAGCATCACTGTTCTCAATCAAATCATGCGTTTCCAATACGAGTTTTTGGATGGCAGCGGTTATCCTTACAGATTTAAACATGATGAGGTACCTTTGGCGGCGAGAATCATTACCGTGGCCAATATTTTTGATGCTATGACAACGCACAAATCGTACCGCCAGGCCTGCTCGGTCACTTCTGCGCTTTTAGAGTTGGAAAAAATGGTGCAAAAAGGAAAGATTGATGCAATGTGTGTCAATGCTTTGCGCTACAAACAAGACTATCTAAAGCAGGTGATCAATAAATTCCCTGAGCCAGAGCCGTGGGGCCTTGATTCGCACTAG
- a CDS encoding DUF3316 domain-containing protein — MIKLASIASVLLFSSVAVAGLSGPYATIMKNSTMTGNAYDSKPAALESGRSMIMSVNEMDSIELSKNVYWNTNDQVDINSFELLNSQVQIEEIVTSEGAIAYQPVISVSYEYRARERD, encoded by the coding sequence ATGATTAAATTAGCCAGCATCGCAAGCGTGTTACTTTTCAGCTCAGTCGCCGTGGCGGGATTGAGTGGTCCTTACGCAACCATTATGAAAAACAGCACCATGACGGGTAATGCATATGACTCAAAGCCGGCAGCACTTGAATCCGGACGCAGTATGATCATGAGCGTCAATGAAATGGATTCTATTGAGTTGAGTAAAAACGTTTATTGGAATACTAACGACCAAGTCGACATCAACTCTTTTGAGCTTCTCAACTCACAAGTACAGATTGAAGAAATTGTAACCAGCGAAGGCGCGATTGCTTACCAACCAGTGATCAGCGTGAGCTATGAATATCGTGCGCGTGAGCGCGATTAA
- a CDS encoding NYN domain-containing protein, with product MERVAIFVDVQNIYYTAKQSYQAHFDYNKFWTKVSQEFEIIQANAYAIASPDPKQRQFHHILRGIGFKVCLKPLIQRSDGSAKGDWDVGIALDVYEAAANVDRVILLSGDGDFEMLVERVQQRFNTKVDVYSVPDLTAQNLIDVCDRYIPIDHSLLLNK from the coding sequence ATGGAAAGAGTAGCGATTTTTGTGGATGTGCAGAACATCTACTATACCGCGAAACAGAGCTATCAAGCCCATTTTGACTACAACAAATTTTGGACCAAAGTCAGCCAAGAGTTTGAGATCATTCAGGCTAATGCCTACGCTATTGCTTCCCCAGATCCGAAACAACGCCAGTTCCATCATATTTTGCGTGGTATTGGTTTTAAGGTTTGTCTAAAACCACTTATTCAACGCAGTGATGGTAGCGCAAAAGGTGATTGGGATGTAGGCATTGCATTAGACGTGTATGAGGCTGCTGCCAATGTCGATCGTGTGATTTTACTTTCTGGTGATGGTGATTTTGAAATGTTGGTAGAAAGAGTGCAGCAACGTTTCAATACAAAGGTAGATGTTTACTCAGTACCTGACCTTACCGCTCAAAACCTAATTGATGTTTGTGACCGTTATATTCCTATCGATCATTCGCTGTTACTGAATAAATAG
- a CDS encoding response regulator: protein MRNINTKYMASLRVLIVDDSSTALYLIKQQLVSLGVHHDNIVTVERYQNAIQAIETHTFDVLILDYHLEQNLTGYELAMLLHRNRLISNTTGVLMISGDARQETVLTALSGKVRHFITKPLSNSSLAEKLHLMHRETQKLTQITEALQSGKALSAATMFELINRSGFSISLEAYLLEYLMAHKQWDFIDAYITISSTPCHALKMCAIACLLHKSNATKQAIDELHDFLADNPLSIRVIDTLVDIYTESGDIEKAAFWATKAFELTPSIGERAAKASELNMLANKRTQLLKVGISYAQHMSLADVNWLKTVITHFHSLQSIYTMTESTAAKTELMHHANKFVRFASRKLTPKRLQQLQAMLLLAHCYVLIYENNEMLAHQKLLQSLSHFYDELYDCPVVLLSEYLPSLALFGEHQIYASIKKVIDSRVKNKVNATMPVQNEGTYNQSAFMPASIENERPTGDYREQYPHSVEAKLWYLYNKHPSQVINDESASRVIAELSVLKLPPNWHNWLITGIKHGFAIEPPAAFSITARN from the coding sequence TTGCGAAACATCAACACAAAATATATGGCTTCTCTTCGCGTGCTGATTGTTGATGACTCTAGCACCGCTCTCTACTTGATCAAGCAACAGCTTGTGTCGCTTGGCGTACATCATGACAATATCGTCACAGTGGAGCGGTATCAAAATGCGATTCAGGCGATAGAAACCCATACTTTTGATGTGTTGATACTGGATTATCATCTAGAGCAAAACCTAACCGGCTATGAGCTTGCCATGCTGCTGCATCGTAATCGTCTCATTAGCAATACCACTGGAGTCTTGATGATCTCTGGTGACGCTCGACAAGAAACCGTGCTGACCGCACTATCGGGTAAAGTTCGACACTTTATCACTAAACCACTGAGTAACTCTTCTTTGGCTGAAAAGCTGCACCTAATGCATCGTGAGACACAAAAACTCACTCAAATCACCGAAGCTTTACAATCAGGAAAAGCGTTATCAGCGGCAACCATGTTTGAGTTGATTAACCGTTCAGGATTCAGCATCAGCCTAGAAGCTTATTTACTCGAATACTTGATGGCGCACAAACAGTGGGATTTCATTGACGCCTATATCACCATCTCCTCTACCCCCTGTCATGCATTAAAAATGTGCGCTATTGCATGCTTGCTGCATAAAAGTAACGCAACCAAACAGGCAATAGATGAGTTGCATGATTTTCTCGCCGACAATCCTCTATCAATTCGAGTCATAGACACACTTGTCGACATATACACTGAGAGTGGTGACATCGAAAAGGCGGCATTTTGGGCGACGAAAGCGTTCGAATTAACACCCAGCATTGGTGAACGCGCTGCCAAGGCGAGTGAATTGAACATGCTGGCAAATAAACGTACACAGTTACTTAAAGTCGGTATTAGCTACGCTCAGCACATGTCTCTTGCCGACGTAAATTGGTTGAAAACCGTCATCACCCATTTCCATTCCTTGCAATCTATTTACACGATGACTGAAAGTACAGCGGCCAAAACTGAACTTATGCATCATGCAAACAAGTTTGTCCGTTTCGCCAGTCGGAAACTAACACCAAAACGACTACAACAACTACAAGCAATGTTGCTACTCGCTCATTGCTACGTTCTAATTTATGAAAACAACGAAATGTTGGCTCATCAAAAGCTATTGCAATCTTTATCGCACTTTTATGATGAGTTATACGATTGTCCTGTAGTGCTGTTATCCGAATATTTGCCAAGCTTGGCTCTATTCGGTGAGCATCAAATTTACGCCAGTATCAAAAAGGTGATCGATTCACGAGTCAAAAATAAGGTCAATGCGACTATGCCGGTTCAAAATGAAGGTACCTACAATCAATCTGCCTTTATGCCTGCGTCGATAGAAAATGAACGACCAACTGGAGACTATCGTGAGCAGTACCCGCACTCGGTAGAAGCAAAGCTGTGGTATTTGTACAACAAGCATCCATCACAAGTGATCAACGATGAATCTGCATCACGCGTCATCGCTGAGCTTAGTGTATTGAAACTTCCACCGAACTGGCATAATTGGTTAATTACTGGAATTAAACATGGGTTTGCGATTGAACCACCAGCCGCGTTCTCCATAACGGCCAGAAATTAA
- a CDS encoding cation transporter — MCARTSLNEKRILTFSALLASGFALGGLIVGALMGSLVIVFDGVYSLVSLLLTLLSLAASRYISRPSQGQFQFGKGVIQPLVIIIKGGVILSIVLFSLWSAVSAMFSGGREVNISYAALFGLVNVIGCGYGWWYIANKSKLFSSGLIEAESKQWQMDTLLSVAVTLGFAAAHILTLTPYAEFSVYADPMMMILMSFYFIKVPASMFIQATRELLMLKPDQAIHDRVDREVAEMGKHINQPIELNGVAKVGQELWVNVDIHCDSQTLDMAQVEKARRQLKQKLSALKLDLQLTMNVAI; from the coding sequence ATGTGTGCCCGTACTAGCTTAAACGAAAAGCGAATTCTAACTTTCTCAGCCCTTTTAGCATCAGGGTTTGCGTTAGGTGGACTGATCGTTGGTGCCTTGATGGGCTCGTTAGTGATTGTATTTGATGGCGTTTACTCTCTAGTAAGCCTACTGTTAACTTTATTGTCACTCGCAGCTTCACGCTACATCAGCCGCCCATCTCAAGGCCAGTTCCAATTTGGTAAAGGTGTTATTCAACCATTAGTGATCATCATCAAAGGTGGGGTTATTCTGAGTATCGTATTGTTTTCACTATGGTCTGCAGTGAGTGCGATGTTTAGTGGTGGTCGTGAAGTCAACATCTCTTATGCAGCCTTGTTCGGTTTAGTTAACGTTATCGGTTGTGGTTATGGTTGGTGGTACATCGCTAACAAATCAAAACTGTTTTCTTCTGGCTTAATTGAAGCTGAAAGCAAGCAATGGCAAATGGATACTCTATTGAGCGTAGCTGTCACTCTAGGCTTTGCTGCTGCCCATATTTTAACGCTGACACCATATGCTGAATTCAGCGTTTATGCTGACCCGATGATGATGATTTTGATGTCATTCTACTTTATCAAAGTTCCTGCAAGCATGTTCATTCAAGCAACACGTGAACTGCTTATGCTAAAACCCGACCAAGCCATTCATGATCGTGTTGATCGAGAAGTCGCGGAGATGGGTAAACATATTAACCAGCCAATTGAGTTAAATGGTGTGGCTAAAGTAGGCCAAGAACTTTGGGTGAACGTCGACATTCACTGTGATAGCCAAACATTAGATATGGCACAAGTAGAAAAAGCACGTCGTCAATTGAAGCAAAAGTTATCCGCATTAAAGCTCGATTTACAGCTGACGATGAACGTCGCAATCTAA
- the yjjG gene encoding pyrimidine 5'-nucleotidase — translation MKYDWVLFDADETLFRFDAFKGMQLMFERMGVEYTREDFEQYQKVNKPLWVDYQNGTISADDIKHIRFKSYAEQFNTTTLDMNSAFLDAMADICSMVPYARELLEALKGKAKLGIITNGFIELQDVRLAKMGLSDMFDHVIISEEVGIAKPDAGIFAHAMDKMGQPCKSRVLMVGDNLHSDVLGGVNFGIDTCWLNEASHPVSDNIEPSYNVTCLSQLQSILLS, via the coding sequence ATGAAGTATGATTGGGTTCTGTTTGACGCAGATGAAACCTTGTTTCGATTTGATGCCTTTAAAGGTATGCAGTTAATGTTCGAACGAATGGGAGTTGAATACACCCGTGAAGACTTTGAACAATACCAAAAAGTGAACAAACCGCTGTGGGTTGACTACCAAAACGGCACTATTAGTGCCGATGATATTAAACATATTCGCTTTAAGAGCTATGCTGAGCAGTTCAACACGACAACACTAGACATGAACTCTGCTTTCCTTGATGCAATGGCTGATATTTGTAGCATGGTACCTTACGCGCGTGAATTACTTGAAGCGTTAAAAGGCAAAGCGAAATTGGGCATCATCACTAACGGCTTTATTGAGTTGCAAGATGTGCGCTTAGCTAAAATGGGGTTAAGTGATATGTTTGATCATGTCATCATTTCAGAAGAAGTTGGTATTGCAAAACCTGATGCTGGTATTTTTGCTCACGCGATGGATAAAATGGGTCAACCATGCAAAAGTCGTGTGCTAATGGTCGGTGATAACCTGCATTCAGATGTGTTGGGTGGGGTTAACTTTGGTATTGATACTTGTTGGCTCAATGAGGCTTCTCACCCAGTAAGTGATAACATTGAGCCTAGTTACAACGTAACGTGCCTTTCTCAGTTACAATCTATTCTGCTATCGTAG